A single Candidatus Zixiibacteriota bacterium DNA region contains:
- a CDS encoding haloacid dehalogenase-like hydrolase produces MLPELNIKPKKFWEEVARVSKRTNADQMLCYMRLLIEKAEGAKVTFKDTDLKKLSGEIDYFKGVKTHFKQLRDYVKARSKGQANLRFYLISAGLKEILDGIPIRKQFERIFASEYHHDPYGKPLFPKVLVNDTIKTQYLFRINKGRELLHERINEHMAEEDRPIPFRNIVYVGDGETDVPGMTVTIKNGGHAIAVYKPKKRKAKETCINLLRDGRVNHIAPADFRKNSQFMEIMRLTLDLIIHDIIYSKSLYKQKKILKKR; encoded by the coding sequence GTGTTGCCGGAACTCAACATTAAACCCAAGAAGTTTTGGGAGGAAGTTGCCAGGGTATCGAAGAGAACAAACGCTGATCAAATGCTTTGTTATATGCGATTATTGATAGAGAAAGCCGAAGGAGCGAAGGTAACGTTCAAGGATACCGATTTAAAAAAGCTTTCAGGGGAAATAGATTACTTCAAAGGAGTTAAGACACATTTCAAACAACTTAGAGACTACGTCAAAGCGAGAAGCAAAGGTCAGGCAAACTTGAGATTCTATTTGATATCTGCCGGATTGAAAGAAATACTTGATGGAATACCCATAAGAAAACAATTCGAGAGAATATTTGCATCTGAATATCATCATGATCCGTACGGAAAACCACTCTTTCCGAAAGTCCTGGTCAATGACACAATAAAAACACAGTATCTGTTTAGGATAAACAAAGGAAGAGAGTTATTGCATGAGAGGATTAACGAACATATGGCAGAGGAGGACAGGCCAATACCATTCAGAAATATAGTTTATGTCGGAGACGGCGAGACTGACGTACCTGGTATGACTGTAACCATTAAGAATGGTGGTCATGCAATAGCTGTATATAAACCTAAAAAGCGCAAGGCGAAAGAAACCTGCATAAATTTGCTTAGAGATGGGAGGGTTAATCATATAGCACCCGCAGATTTCAGAAAAAACTCTCAATTCATGGAAATCATGCGGCTCACCTTAGACCTGATTATTCATGACATTATTTACTCAAAATCCCTGTACAAACAAAAAAAGATTCTAAAGAAAAGATAG